The Primulina tabacum isolate GXHZ01 chromosome 7, ASM2559414v2, whole genome shotgun sequence genome includes a window with the following:
- the LOC142552155 gene encoding glucan endo-1,3-beta-glucosidase 11-like yields the protein MDLRHSSTPLALMLFISVSLFFKAAWSLGINYGQIANNLPNPKAVVPLLRSMGVTRLKLYDADPRVLKAFANTGVEFIVGLGNEYLVQMKDPKQAQAWVNNNVKCYLPATKITCIAVGNEVLTANDTILSAYLFPAMENIHNALVSFSLDKQVMVTTAHNLGILEVSYPPSAGAFSRDLTPKLSCILDFNCKVGSPFLINAYPYFAYKADPKQVPLDFVLFESGSGIVDPLSGLHYDNMLYAQIDAVHSALQKIGYKNVHLQISETGWPSKGDADEPGASPENARKYNRNLLKLMLEKKGTPSNPNSDLNIYVFALFNENMKPGPTSERNFGLFKPDGTPVYDLGFNVTGLLSSNTTGSGGGSSGGTTSPGYLPAGNPPNGYLSITADDAEKPPFHGALAILCLMVLTMLQYQL from the exons ATGGACCTCCGACACTCTTCTACTCCATTAGCATTAATGCTTTTCATTTCAG TGTCATTGTTCTTCAAGGCGGCGTGGTCTCTGGGCATCAACTACGGGCAGATAGCGAACAATCTCCCCAACCCGAAAGCGGTGGTCCCACTCCTCAGATCCATGGGCGTCACCAGGCTCAAGCTCTACGATGCCGATCCACGCGTCCTCAAGGCCTTCGCCAACACCGGAGTTGAGTTCATTGTTGGTCTGGGTAATGAGTACTTGGTGCAAATGAAGGACCCGAAGCAAGCCCAAGCTTGGGTTAACAATAACGTTAAATGCTACTTACCAGCCACTAAAATCACCTGCATTGCCGTCGGGAACGAAGTTCTCACAGCCAATGACACCATTCTATCTGCCTACCTTTTCCCCGCCATGGAAAACATCCACAATGCCCTCGTCTCCTTCAGCCTCGACAAGCAAGTCATGGTAACCACCGCCCACAATTTGGGTATTTTGGAAGTTTCGTATCCTCCCTCGGCCGGTGCGTTTAGCCGAGATCTGACTCCGAAATTGTCCTGCATCCTGGACTTCAACTGCAAAGTAGGCTCCCCGTTTCTAATCAACGCGTATCCATATTTCGCGTACAAGGCCGACCCCAAGCAAGTGCCGTTGGACTTCGTGCTGTTCGAGTCGGGCTCCGGAATTGTTGACCCTCTTTCGGGCCTGCACTATGACAACATGTTGTATGCTCAGATCGACGCTGTCCATTCGGCATTGCAGAAGATTGGGTACAAAAACGTTCACTTGCAGATCTCGGAAACTGGGTGGCCTTCGAAAGGCGACGCCGATGAGCCCGGAGCATCGCCGGAGAACGCCAGGAAGTATAACAGGAACTTGCTGAAGCTGATGTTGGAGAAGAAAGGGACGCCGTCGAACCCAAATTCGGACTTGAACATCTACGTGTTTGCTTTGTTCAACGAGAACATGAAGCCCGGCCCGACCTCAGAGAGGAACTTTGGGCTATTCAAGCCCGATGGGACACCGGTATATGACCTGGGTTTCAATGTGACGGGATTGTTGAGTAGTAATACGACGGGCTCTGGTGGCGGAAGCTCCGGCGGCACGACGTCGCCTGGTTATTTGCCGGCGGGAAATCCTCCCAACGGTTACCTCTCAATTACTGCAGATGATGCG GAGAAGCCTCCATTTCATGGTGCATTAGCTATCTTGTGCCTCATGGTCTTGACCATGCTGCAATATCAACTCTGA